A portion of the Sulfurospirillum diekertiae genome contains these proteins:
- a CDS encoding ABC transporter permease, giving the protein MTFIMFAEAWSAMGANRLRTFLTMLGMVIGVGAVILMSSIGAGTQAKVKESIASMGSNLFIVLAGSMTSGGVRIGSGAVQTLTISDATAMEEIDSIAATAPVSSGSAQMVYQSANWNTQVTGTTPSFFQVRDWAIESGYSFMDSDVRGATRVVVLGKTVAENLFGDESPVGKTIRIKNSPYIVVGVLAKKGQSLDGRDQDDTAMVPITTAQTKLFGSQFKGTVRFIMVQGRSEETMDQAEEAMTQLLRQRHKLRESAEDDFTIRNLTALANTAEETTKAMSLMLAAIASISLLVGGIGIMNIMLVSVTERTREIGIRIAIGAKQNHILVQFLLEALMISIIGCFIGVCVGVGGAYTVAHFFPISVVITQNSIVISFLVATGVGVFFGFYPARKAANLEPIEALRYQ; this is encoded by the coding sequence ATGACGTTTATCATGTTTGCCGAAGCGTGGAGTGCAATGGGTGCCAATAGACTTCGTACGTTTTTAACCATGCTGGGTATGGTTATTGGCGTAGGGGCGGTTATTTTGATGTCATCCATTGGGGCTGGAACGCAAGCCAAAGTGAAAGAGTCGATTGCTTCCATGGGAAGTAACCTTTTTATTGTACTGGCAGGCTCGATGACTTCAGGCGGTGTACGTATCGGAAGTGGCGCGGTACAAACGCTGACCATATCGGACGCAACGGCAATGGAAGAGATCGATAGTATTGCAGCAACGGCTCCTGTTTCATCGGGTTCCGCTCAAATGGTTTATCAGTCTGCAAACTGGAATACTCAAGTCACAGGAACAACGCCTTCATTTTTTCAAGTGCGTGATTGGGCGATTGAGAGTGGTTACTCTTTTATGGATTCGGATGTCAGAGGCGCAACGCGGGTTGTTGTTTTGGGTAAAACCGTTGCTGAAAACCTTTTTGGGGATGAATCGCCAGTAGGAAAGACGATTCGGATTAAAAACAGCCCTTATATTGTGGTGGGAGTTCTGGCTAAAAAAGGGCAGAGTTTAGATGGCAGAGATCAAGATGATACCGCAATGGTTCCAATTACCACAGCTCAAACGAAGTTATTTGGTAGTCAATTTAAAGGTACGGTACGGTTTATTATGGTGCAAGGTCGTTCTGAAGAGACAATGGATCAAGCAGAAGAAGCGATGACACAGCTTTTGCGTCAACGCCATAAACTGCGTGAGAGTGCCGAAGATGACTTTACCATTCGTAACCTCACCGCTCTTGCTAATACAGCCGAAGAGACGACCAAAGCGATGTCATTGATGCTAGCCGCGATTGCTTCGATCTCGTTGTTAGTGGGCGGTATTGGTATCATGAATATTATGTTGGTTTCCGTCACTGAGCGCACACGGGAAATTGGTATTCGCATCGCCATTGGTGCGAAGCAAAATCATATTTTAGTGCAGTTTTTACTTGAAGCTTTGATGATTTCCATCATCGGCTGTTTTATTGGAGTCTGCGTTGGCGTGGGCGGTGCTTATACCGTGGCACATTTCTTTCCAATTAGCGTGGTGATTACACAAAATTCTATTGTGATCTCTTTCTTGGTGGCAACAGGTGTTGGTGTCTTTTTCGGGTTCTATCCAGCGCGTAAAGCGGCAAATTTAGAGCCTATTGAGGCACTTCGTTACCAATAA
- a CDS encoding ABC transporter ATP-binding protein: MSEVIQITHLTKNYYTDAGEVCVLKGVDITIQSGEFVAIMGPSGSGKSTFMNILGCLDKATSGEYFLNQTNTTSLSKNDLATLRNTVIGFVFQGFNLLPRKSLIDNVALPLVYAGVSLHERRERAKMMLKSVGLEPFGTYLPTHISGGQQQRVAIARALVNHPKLILADEPTGNLDTKTSQEIMQLFSDLNEKEGITVVLVTHEPDIAEYAKRLVNFVDGKIQHDGPTTRMMEKAQ; this comes from the coding sequence GTGTGCTAAAAGGGGTGGATATTACCATTCAAAGTGGTGAGTTTGTGGCGATTATGGGACCTTCAGGATCTGGTAAATCAACCTTTATGAACATTCTTGGCTGTCTTGATAAAGCAACGTCAGGAGAGTATTTTCTCAATCAAACCAATACAACTTCTTTAAGTAAAAATGATCTTGCAACACTGCGCAACACGGTGATTGGATTTGTTTTTCAAGGTTTTAATTTGTTACCCCGCAAAAGCCTGATCGACAATGTCGCATTGCCTTTGGTGTATGCTGGGGTGAGTTTACATGAGCGCAGAGAAAGAGCAAAAATGATGCTCAAAAGTGTGGGATTAGAGCCTTTTGGAACCTACCTTCCTACACATATTTCAGGAGGACAGCAACAGCGCGTTGCCATCGCTCGGGCTCTTGTCAATCACCCAAAACTTATTTTAGCCGATGAACCGACAGGCAATCTTGATACGAAAACAAGTCAAGAGATCATGCAACTTTTTAGTGATCTCAACGAAAAAGAGGGCATTACGGTTGTTTTAGTCACACATGAGCCCGATATTGCTGAGTATGCAAAGCGACTGGTCAATTTTGTCGATGGGAAAATTCAACACGATGGACCAACGACGCGTATGATGGAGAAGGCTCAATGA